Proteins from one Longimicrobiaceae bacterium genomic window:
- the thiS gene encoding sulfur carrier protein ThiS, with amino-acid sequence MTESIEVVLNGEEREVPSGVTVRGLLEHLDLKPEMVVVERNGDILRRDRYAEVPVEEGDVLELVHFVGGG; translated from the coding sequence TTGACCGAATCGATCGAAGTCGTTCTGAACGGGGAAGAACGTGAGGTGCCGTCCGGGGTGACGGTGCGCGGGCTCCTGGAGCACCTCGACCTCAAGCCGGAGATGGTCGTGGTCGAGCGCAACGGAGACATTCTGCGACGCGACCGCTATGCGGAGGTGCCGGTAGAGGAAGGTGACGTGCTCGAGTTGGTGCATTTCGTCGGCGGCGGTTGA
- the thiE gene encoding thiamine phosphate synthase translates to MAGKELPKLHVVTDDEVVARDDFLEVAHAILAAGAERVAFHLRAPRSGGRAVFRLAEVLASVAASTGSPLIVNDRADVAVAAGAAGVHLGARGLPPEDARRLLGPDRLLGASVHTAEEAHRAALAGADYLLAGTLYDTPSHPGRRGSGPDWLREAARGEIPVIGIGGVTLDRVPEVVRAGAWGVAVIRGVWNAEHPREAVRRFIEALY, encoded by the coding sequence GTGGCCGGGAAGGAGCTCCCGAAGCTGCATGTCGTCACCGATGACGAGGTGGTCGCCCGGGACGACTTCCTCGAGGTGGCTCACGCGATCCTGGCGGCGGGGGCGGAGCGGGTTGCCTTCCACCTGCGTGCCCCCCGGTCCGGGGGGCGAGCGGTCTTCCGGCTGGCGGAGGTGCTGGCATCGGTGGCCGCGAGCACGGGTTCGCCCCTCATCGTCAACGACCGCGCCGACGTGGCTGTCGCGGCGGGTGCCGCGGGCGTCCACCTGGGCGCCCGAGGGCTGCCGCCGGAGGATGCGCGCCGCCTGCTGGGGCCCGATCGACTGCTGGGCGCTTCGGTGCACACGGCGGAGGAGGCTCATCGAGCAGCCCTTGCGGGAGCGGACTACCTGCTGGCGGGGACCCTCTACGACACTCCCTCGCATCCCGGGCGCCGGGGAAGTGGGCCGGACTGGTTGAGGGAAGCCGCGCGCGGCGAGATCCCGGTCATCGGGATCGGCGGCGTGACACTCGACCGCGTGCCCGAGGTGGTGCGGGCCGGGGCATGGGGCGTGGCGGTGATCCGGGGGGTGTGGAATGCGGAGCATCCTCGCGAGGCGGTGCGCCGCTTCATCGAAGCATTGTATTGA